The DNA window ATTTGAGAAGGATTGCCATCAAGTGGCTCAACTCGATAGGAATCGATCCGACCGATACTTCTGAAAAGTGACCTGCGTCTTCTCTTTGAAGTAAATCTCGTAGAGATTCGTCTGTATTGAAAAGGCTGCCCGGGTCTTTTCTTTCGTCGGTTCACAGGAGGATCAGAGCGTGAAGAACACTGAAGTGTCCCTGGAAAAGGGTAATTCAAAGCAGCTGAGCTTAAGGAGCCTGGTCATTGGGGCGCTCGGATCGATAATTATCACAACCAGTTCAATGTACGTGGCCTTGAGAATGGGGGCTCTTCCCTGGCCGACCATTTTTGTAGCAGTAATGTCGCTGGCAATACTCAAGGCCTTGGGCAGGACTAACCTGAACGAGATAAACGTTACTCATACTGCCATGTCTTCCGGAGCAATGGTGGCAGGAGGACTGGCCTTTACAGTTCCGGGCATCTGGATTCTTGAGGCTACCTCGGATGTTAGTTTCCTGTCTCTGCTGGTCGTAACACTGGCAGGCACTATTCTGGGAGTAGTTTTCACAGGAATGATTAGGCGTTATTTCATTGAGAAAGAGAAGCTGCCCTTTCCCATGGGTTTGGCTTCCTACGAGACAGTCGTTGCCGGTGACAAAGGGGGGAAGAAAGCAAAGTACCTCTTTTCCACCATGGGAGCCGCTGCTGTATTTGTCGCGGTAAGGGACGGGCTGGGATGGATTCCTTCCGCGTGGTCTTCGGTTCGGCTGTATTCAAGAAACATCTTCTTTGGAATGTGGATCTCCCCTATGGCCGTCGGCATAGGTTACATAATCGGACCGCTCTTCACGGG is part of the Mesotoga infera genome and encodes:
- a CDS encoding peptide transporter; translated protein: MKNTEVSLEKGNSKQLSLRSLVIGALGSIIITTSSMYVALRMGALPWPTIFVAVMSLAILKALGRTNLNEINVTHTAMSSGAMVAGGLAFTVPGIWILEATSDVSFLSLLVVTLAGTILGVVFTGMIRRYFIEKEKLPFPMGLASYETVVAGDKGGKKAKYLFSTMGAAAVFVAVRDGLGWIPSAWSSVRLYSRNIFFGMWISPMAVGIGYIIGPLFTGVWFLGAVLSYFFLIPVGVAAGWFADVGSATAFKDSLGIGLMVGTGVGILLKGILPRAREIYLPVKSGGKGSRMKTLRWIPLVFAAIALFLTALTEMTLISSLLTIVGVWLTT